A single genomic interval of Osmia lignaria lignaria isolate PbOS001 chromosome 9, iyOsmLign1, whole genome shotgun sequence harbors:
- the DIP2 gene encoding disco-interacting protein 2 isoform X6 has product MRPLSFENLRRLVGRKKDRNEPSFKRSESFKRISIRKSYLDRGKRRNKLQKSLEPTTVVPPTIDTNSNEKPIEKSVIKDQKAKKLQDDTLTRESISYDEWLQGVSSSSREKLDQVHREQQQNKQNRQHGVAKSKTSSKFQKQNDADHVAEDLKVLELNGSPVLHAKSFKISGETVQEKSGSQQDILQIQEPSVEGPPSVSISLGRIWRDAVPVPFPSPSGPSVHHSLDSALKERKPQPTVARTVSAPEKSVIGKDASSAFGFSLRIARLADFRAGGTRNGFFNRRKSKPSPSMSGEGYFRRSNASRRSSSRRHGKRASQKTKKSSRPPRSNSPVWFVPPERRRSRRQRRVWREIRYFPETVVPVVEKIDEWSSNLSDDQFDDAKLLLSGDFNDRPEGGSNSPVSSSLGSFSATSSSSSACRPPKISDFNEDKLFSEELRNNGVLTRRTTWRPITSNYFASNQFLSFLSKGSSNLVHGKDKTRPDSLMYYRYLSSSDSETEDESNKFDGERRKNSHVNHRQQQLKRQRSGLRRRPLRRKSQLRKASSGQPVFLVRKCSSLRKRPRDITQKGYEKKRTRLLQQYASKQLGGRLVPGGIASPPGSGGSTGNTGNSNSAAARRGNRRLTRNESRYHSEVRQEAVQQALAAMQGRPKPSLPMPSKRTSVMARSPDRERRDSGESSSDEDSVVTEESPGAGGPTGTGLSDTSSTGSARDTPPPPRPPARRPPGADITDIAEYAPHAYCNIQPPDVTHTSNTPSAQQSTRRPGADRVNRYHVVEDQNNTGTTGRWKVSAKIQQLLNTLKRPKRRPLPEFYEDDDIELEIAANPKDPNAPKPEGGSMTSAVGEPLSVAAGLPRSLEAAIQRYGSASYKAPVATVLDPNGKLCVTLTYGKLLSRSHKIAYTLLNKALSRGGDCCLKPGDRIALVYPNNDPISFMCAFYGCLQAGIVPVPIEVPLTRRDAGSQQIGFLLGSCGIQVALTSEACLKGLPKTAAGEVVAFKGWPKLHWFVTEHLGKTPKDWLPPPRLTDDTPAYIEYTTDKDGSVMGVTVTRSAMLAHCRALTQACGYTEGENAVCVLDFKREVGLWHSTLTSILNGMHVIFIPYALMKVNPASWMQMITKHRASVAVVKSRDLHWGLLATKDHKDISLSSLRLLLVADGANPWSLSSCDQFLSVFQSKGLRPDAVCPCASSSEALTVSVRRPGRAGVNATGRGVLSMSGLSYGVVRVDQENSLTSLTLQDCGQVMPGSIVVVIKMEGQPFICKTDEVGEICVHSSATGNQYWGLQGLTNNTFKVSPLQADGTPLGDVEYTRSGLLGFLGPGGLVFVCGSRDGLMTVTGRKHNADDIIATVLAVEPMKFIYRGRIAVFSVRVLRDERICVVAEQRPDCSEEESFQWMSRVLQAVDSIHAVGIYCLALVPPNHLPKTPLGGIHLSETKRRFLEGTLHPANVLLCPHTCVTNLPKPREVHSAGDSVADVGPASVMVGNIVQGNRLASAQGRDMGVLDEDSDNAKKYQFISEILRWRAVSTSDHVIFTSLNAKGAVATSLSCSQLHKKAERIGNLLLDRGRINTGDHVALIFPPGTDLICAFYGCLYVGAVPVTIRPPHPQNLQTTLPTVRMIVDVSKSVLVLTNQNILKLLKTKEANNVVDIKSWPTILDMDDMPKKKLPVMYRAPTAEMLAYLDFSVSTTGMLAGIKMSHAAVTSLCRAMKLACELYPSRHIALCLDPYSGLGFALWCLSSIYSGHHSILIPPSEVEANPALWLSAVSQSRVRDTFCSYGVMELCTKGLGSSVHALKARGVSLACVRTCVVVAEERPRIALTTSFSKLFSALGLSPRAVSTSFGCRVNTAICLQGASSPEPSTVYVDLRALRNDRVSLVERGSPHSLCLMESGKLLPGVKVIIANPETKGQCGDSHLGEIWVQSAHNASGYFTIYGDESDYADHFNARLVTGNTNEVYARTGYLGFLRRTESVQQSVISDVPGDTSAAEADLVPGDAELHDAVFVVGALDEAILLRGMRYHPIDIENSVMRCHKKIAECAVFTWTNLLVVVVELDGSESEALDLVALVTSAVLEEHHLVVGVVVVVDPGVVPINSRGEKQRMHLRDGFLADQLDPIYVAYNM; this is encoded by the exons ATGAGACCGTTGTCCTTCGAGAACTTGAGGAGGCTCGTGGGTCGCAAGAAGGACCGCAACGAGCCGTCCTTCAAGCGTAGCGAGTCCTTCAAGAGGATATCGATAAGAAAAAGTTATCTAGATCGAGGCAAACGTCGTAACAAGCTTCAGAAAAGCTTGGAACCGACGACCGTTGTTCCTCCTACCATCGATACAAATTCGAACGAGAAACCGATCGAGAAGAGTGTCATTAAGGATCAGAAAGCGAAGAAACTTCAGGATGACACGTTGACTCGCGAGTCCATTAGTTACGACGAATGGTTGCAAGGTGTCAGTTCGTCCTCGCGGGAGAAACTCGACCAGGTGCATCGGGAGCAACAGCAGAACAAGCAAAACAGGCAACATGGCGTGGCGAAGAGTAAAACTAGCAGCAAGTTTCAAAAGCAGAACGATGCCGATCACGTGGCTGAAGATTTGAAAGTTCTCGAGCTGAATGGATCGCCGGTGTTGCACGCGAAATCGTTTAAAATTTCGGGTGAAACTGTTCAGGAGAAAAGCGGTAGTCAGCAGGATATTCTGCAGATTCAGGAGCCTTCCGTGGAAGGACCTCCTAGTGTTAGCATAAGTTTGGGTAGGATTTGGAGGGACGCGGTACCGGTACCGTTTCCTTCGCCGTCTGGACCATCGGTTCACCATTCTTTGGACAGTGCTTTGAAGGAGAGGAAACCTCAGCCTACAGTGGCGAGGACGGTGTCTGCTCCGGAGAAGAGCGTTATTGGAAAGGATGCATCGTCCGCGTTTGGCTTTTCGCTTAGGATCGCCAGGCTGGCTGATTTTCGAGCAGG GGGTACGAGAAATGGTTTCTTTAACCGAAGAAAGTCCAAACCATCTCCGAGCATGAGCGGCGAGGGTTACTTCAGGCGAAGCAACGCTTCGAGACGATCCAGTTCTCGACGACATGGAAAACGCGCCTCACAGAAGACGAAGAAGTCGTCTCGTCCACCGAGATCGAACAGCCCGGTGTGGTTCGTTCCACCGGAAAGACGTCGTTCGAGACGTCAACGACGAGTGTGGCGAGAGATCAGATACTTTCCCGAAACGGTGGTACCCGTAGTGGAGAAAATCGACGAATGGTCGTCGAATTTATCGGACGATCAATTCGACGACGCTAAATTGCTACTTTCCGGTGATTTCAACGACAGACCGGAAGGTGGATCGAACTCTCCAGTCTCGTCCTCTTTGGGCTCGTTCTCCGCCACTTCTTCCTCGTCGTCCGCTTGCAGACCACCAAAGATCAGCGACTTCAACGAGGACAAACTGTTCTCGGAAGAATTGAGAAACAACGGTGTTCTCACGCGAAGAACCACATGGAGACCTATCACTTCCAATTATTTCGCGAGCAATCAGTTCCTCAGTTTTCTGTCGAAAGGCTCGAGCAACCTTGTTCACGGGAAAGATAAGACCAGGCCGGATTCGTTGATGTATTATAGGTATTTATCGTCCAGTGACAGCGAGACCGAAGACGAGTCGAATAAGTTTGACGGTGAACGGAGGAAAAATTCGCACGTTAATCATAGGCAGCAACAATTAAAGAGACAGAGGTCGGGACTTCGAAGAAGACCTCTCAGAAGAAAATCCCAGCTTCGAAAGGCTTCCTCTGGACAACCGGTGTTTCTTGTCAGGAAGTGCTCCTCCTTGAGGAAAAGACCTA GGGACATTACACAGAAGGGCTACGAAAAGAAACGGACACGTCTACTACAGCAATATGCCTCGAAGCAGCTGG GAGGCCGGCTAGTACCTGGCGGGATTGCCAGTCCCCCGGGATCTGGCGGCTCCACCGGAAACACCGGGAACTCGAACTCGGCGGCTGCGAGACGCGGCAATCGCAGACTGACGCGCAATGAGAGCCGCTATCATTCCG AGGTGCGCCAGGAGGCGGTGCAGCAAGCTTTGGCGGCGATGCAGGGTCGTCCAAAGCCATCGTTGCCTATGCCGTCGAAGAGAACCTCCGTGATGGCCAGGAGTCCGGATCGTGAACGTCGCGACAGTGGAGAATCGAGCAGCGACGAGGACAGCGTGGTCACCGAAGAGAGTCCCGGTGCTGGTGGTCCAACAG GCACAGGATTGTCGGATACCAGCAGCACCGGTTCAGCACGAGACACGCCTCCGCCTCCGCGACCACCGGCTAGGAGACCTCCTGGTGCGGACATCACGGACATCGCTGAATACGCGCCCCACGCGTACTGCAATATCCAGCCTCCGGACGTAACGCACACCAGCAACACACCGTCTGCGCAGCAGTCAACCAGGCGACCCGGCGCCGATCGGGTCAATCGTTACCACGTGGTAGAGGATCAGAACAATACAGGGACTACCGGTCGTTGGAAGGTATCCGCGAAGATTCAACAGTTGCTCAACACTCTGAAACGACCGAAGCGGCGACCGTTGCCAGAGTTCTACGAAGACGATGATATAGAATTGGAGATTGCAGCTAATCCGAAGGATCCTAATGCTCCTAAACCGGAGGGTGGTTCTATGACCTCCGCGGTTGGCGAACCATTGTCCGTGGCTGCAGGTTTACCTAGATCTCTTGAGGCTGCTATACAAAG GTACGGTTCAGCATCGTACAAAGCACCAGTGGCAACCGTTCTAGATCCGAACGGCAAACTTTGCGTAACGCTTACCTATGGAAAACTTCTCAGTCGTTCTCATAAAATAGCCTATACGCTGCTAAACAAGGCTCTAAGTCGTGGCGGCGATTGCTGTCTGAAACCAGGAGATCGGATCGCTTTGGTTTATCCAAACAACGACCCGATTAGTTTCATGTGCGCCTTTTACGGTTGCCTCCAGGCTGGCATTGTACCTGTGCCGATCGAAGTCCCGCTTACGCGTCGAGATGCGGGTTCCCAGCAAATTGGTTTTCTCCTGGGAAGCTGTGGAATTCAG GTGGCGTTGACCAGCGAGGCTTGTCTAAAAGGCCTCCCGAAGACCGCGGCTGGTGAAGTGGTGGCTTTCAAAGGCTGGCCAAAGCTCCATTGGTTTGTAACCGAACATTTAGGTAAGACACCGAAAGACTGGCTACCGCCGCCTCGATTAACCGACGACACACCAGCGTACATCGAGTACACGACTGACAAAGATGGCTCGGTGATGGGAGTGACGGTGACCAGGTCTGCGATGCTGGCCCATTGTCGAGCTCTGACCCAAGCCTGTGGTTACACGGAGGGAGAGAACGCGGTATGCGTATTGGACTTCAAACGAGAGGTTGGTCTCTGGCACAGCACCCTGACCAGCATTCTGAACGGGATGCACGTGATCTTTATCCCGTATGCCCTGATGAAAGTGAATCCAGCAAGCTGGATGCAAATGATCACGAAACATCGCGCCAGCGTGGCTGTGGTGAAGTCACGGGATCTTCACTGGGGTCTACTGGCGACCAAGGATCACAAAGATATCTCTTTGTCATCGTTGAGGCTGCTGTTGGTCGCTGACGGTGCTAATCCATGGTCCCTTTCGTCTTGCGATCAGTTTCTCTCGGTATTTCAATCTAAAGGCTTGAGACCGGACGCTGTGTGCCCTTGCGCTTCCTCCAGCGAAGCGCTCACCGTTTCTGTGAGAAGACCGGGACGGGCTGGAGTGAACGCTACTGGGCGTGGTGTATTGTCCATGTCTGGACTGAGTTACGGAGTTGTCAGGGTGGATCAGGAGAATTCGCTTACTTCTTTGACGCTTCAAGACTGCGGACAAGTCATGCCTGGAA GTatcgtggtcgtgatcaagatGGAAGGTCAACCGTTCATCTGTAAAACCGACGAAGTAGGCGAAATCTGTGTCCACAGTTCAGCGACTGGCAACCAATACTGGGGATTGCAAGGATTGACGAACAACACGTTTAAAGTGTCTCCTCTTCAAGCTGATGGAACTCCTCTTGGTGACGTGGAGTACACTCGTTCTGGTCTGTTGGGTTTCTTGGGTCCTGGTGGCCTAGTGTTCGTTTGTGGATCTCGCGATGGTCTCATGACCGTCACCGGAAGGAAGCACAACGCCGACGATATCATAGCTACGGTACTGGCCGTCGAACCGATGAAGTTCATTTACCGTGGTAGAATAGCCGTTTTCAGTGTACGGGTCTTGAGAGACGAAAGAATATGCGTCGTTGCGGAACAACGACCCGATTGCAGCGAAGAAGAA AGTTTCCAATGGATGTCGCGGGTCCTTCAAGCGGTAGATTCGATTCACGCGGTTGGAATATACTGTCTAGCGTTGGTACCGCCGAACCACCTCCCCAAAACACCATTAGGTGGTATTCATCTGTCGGAAACAAAACGACGCTTCCTAGAGGGTACCCTACACCCGGCTAACGTTCTACTTTGTCCGCACACTTGCGTTACCAATCTACCAAAACCACGCGAAGTCCATTCAG CGGGGGATTCTGTTGCAGACGTTGGTCCGGCCAGTGTGATGGTGGGCAACATTGTTCAGGGTAATAGATTGGCTTCTGCTCAAGGACGTGACATGGGTGTATTGGACGAGGATAGTGATAACGCGAAAAAG TATCAGTTCATCTCGGAGATTCTTCGATGGCGTGCTGTCAGTACCTCCGACCATGTAATCTTCACGTCGTTGAACGCCAAAGGAGCAGTAGCAACATCTTTATCTTGCTCGCAATTACACAAGAAAGCCGAACGAATCGGGAATCTTTTGTTGGATCGCGGAAGAATCAATACAGGAGATCACGTTGCGTTAATATTTCCGCCTGGTACAGACTTGATATGCGCATTTTATGGTTGTCTATACGTTGGAGCCGTGCCAGTTACGATCAGGCCACCTCATCCGCAAAACCTTCAAACCACTCTGCCAACCGTTCGCATGATCGTAGACGTTAGTAAGTCTGTGCTCGTGCTGACGAATCAAAATATCTTGAAACTGCTGAAAACAAAG GAGGCGAACAATGTCGTTGACATAAAGAGCTGGCCGACGATTCTCGATATGGATGACATGCCAAAGAAGAAGCTACCTGTTATGTATCGAGCACCTACGGCGGAGATGTTGGCTTACCTAGACTTCAGCGTCTCGACTACAGGCATGCTTGCAGGAATAAAAATGTCTCACGCAGCAGTGACGTCTTTGTGCCGTGCCATGAAACTAGCCTGCGAATTGTATCCATCTAGGCACATCGCTCTGTGTTTGGATCCTTATTCTGGATTAGGATTCGCTCTATGGTGTTTGAGCAGTATATACAGCGGTCATCATTCCATACTTATACCTCCGTCGGAG GTGGAAGCCAACCCAGCGTTGTGGCTATCAGCAGTTAGCCAGTCTCGAGTAAGAGACACGTTTTGCTCTTACGGCGTAATGGAACTGTGCACAAAGGGGCTGGGTTCCTCTGTTCACGCTCTGAAAGCTAGAGGCGTCAGTTTAGCCTGTGTTAGAACGTGCGTAGTCGTTGCCGAAGAGAGGCCACGAATCGCTTTGACCACGAGCTTTAGTAAACTTTTCTCAGCTTTGGGACTTAGTCCGCGTGCCGTGTCCACTTCCTTCGGGTGTAGGGTAAACACGGCTATTTGCCTACAG GGTGCGTCGAGTCCGGAACCTTCAACGGTATACGTAGATCTTCGCGCATTACGCAATGATCGAGTATCTTTGGTCGAAAGAGGTAGCCCTCATTCTCTGTGTTTGATGGAATCAGGAAAACTACTTCCCGGAGTGAAAGTAATCATCGCCAATCCAGAAACGAAAGGACAATGCGGTGATTCTCATTTGGGTGAAATCTGGGTGCAGTCAGCTCATAACGCCAGTGGTTATTTCACGATATACGGTGACGAGAGCGATTACGCGGATCATTTCAACGCCCGTTTGGTAACAGGAAACACGAACGAGGTGTACGCCAGAACTGGTTATCTCGGTTTCTTGCGACGTACCGAGAGCGTTCAGCAGTCGGTTATCAGTGACGTTCCCGGGGACACTTCCGCCGCGGAAGCGGATCTCGTTCCCGGCGATGCTGAATTACACGACGCCGTGTTCGTCGTTGGCGCTCTCGACGAGGCTATTCTTCTCAGAGGAATGCGGTATCACCCGATCGATATTGAGAATAGCGTGATGAGGTGTCACAAGAAAATAGCAGAATG TGCCGTGTTCACATGGACCAACttgctggtggtggtggtagagCTTGACGGAAGCGAAAGCGAAGCATTAGATCTGGTGGCATTGGTCACCAGTGCCGTTCTCGAAGAGCATCATCTGGTAGTCGGTGTAGTGGTGGTCGTGGATCCCGGAGTGGTCCCGATTAATTCCCGCGGTGAGAAGCAACGAATGCACCTGCGGGATGGTTTTCTGGCGGATCAGTTGGATCCTATCTATGTGGCGTACAACATGTGA
- the DIP2 gene encoding disco-interacting protein 2 isoform X9: MAEFNIDIGKLPEDVREKLAELDLELSEGDITQKGYEKKRTRLLQQYASKQLGGRLVPGGIASPPGSGGSTGNTGNSNSAAARRGNRRLTRNESRYHSEVRQEAVQQALAAMQGRPKPSLPMPSKRTSVMARSPDRERRDSGESSSDEDSVVTEESPGAGGPTGTGLSDTSSTGSARDTPPPPRPPARRPPGADITDIAEYAPHAYCNIQPPDVTHTSNTPSAQQSTRRPGADRVNRYHVVEDQNNTGTTGRWKVSAKIQQLLNTLKRPKRRPLPEFYEDDDIELEIAANPKDPNAPKPEGGSMTSAVGEPLSVAAGLPRSLEAAIQRYGSASYKAPVATVLDPNGKLCVTLTYGKLLSRSHKIAYTLLNKALSRGGDCCLKPGDRIALVYPNNDPISFMCAFYGCLQAGIVPVPIEVPLTRRDAGSQQIGFLLGSCGIQVALTSEACLKGLPKTAAGEVVAFKGWPKLHWFVTEHLGKTPKDWLPPPRLTDDTPAYIEYTTDKDGSVMGVTVTRSAMLAHCRALTQACGYTEGENAVCVLDFKREVGLWHSTLTSILNGMHVIFIPYALMKVNPASWMQMITKHRASVAVVKSRDLHWGLLATKDHKDISLSSLRLLLVADGANPWSLSSCDQFLSVFQSKGLRPDAVCPCASSSEALTVSVRRPGRAGVNATGRGVLSMSGLSYGVVRVDQENSLTSLTLQDCGQVMPGSIVVVIKMEGQPFICKTDEVGEICVHSSATGNQYWGLQGLTNNTFKVSPLQADGTPLGDVEYTRSGLLGFLGPGGLVFVCGSRDGLMTVTGRKHNADDIIATVLAVEPMKFIYRGRIAVFSVRVLRDERICVVAEQRPDCSEEESFQWMSRVLQAVDSIHAVGIYCLALVPPNHLPKTPLGGIHLSETKRRFLEGTLHPANVLLCPHTCVTNLPKPREVHSAGDSVADVGPASVMVGNIVQGNRLASAQGRDMGVLDEDSDNAKKYQFISEILRWRAVSTSDHVIFTSLNAKGAVATSLSCSQLHKKAERIGNLLLDRGRINTGDHVALIFPPGTDLICAFYGCLYVGAVPVTIRPPHPQNLQTTLPTVRMIVDVSKSVLVLTNQNILKLLKTKEANNVVDIKSWPTILDMDDMPKKKLPVMYRAPTAEMLAYLDFSVSTTGMLAGIKMSHAAVTSLCRAMKLACELYPSRHIALCLDPYSGLGFALWCLSSIYSGHHSILIPPSEVEANPALWLSAVSQSRVRDTFCSYGVMELCTKGLGSSVHALKARGVSLACVRTCVVVAEERPRIALTTSFSKLFSALGLSPRAVSTSFGCRVNTAICLQGASSPEPSTVYVDLRALRNDRVSLVERGSPHSLCLMESGKLLPGVKVIIANPETKGQCGDSHLGEIWVQSAHNASGYFTIYGDESDYADHFNARLVTGNTNEVYARTGYLGFLRRTESVQQSVISDVPGDTSAAEADLVPGDAELHDAVFVVGALDEAILLRGMRYHPIDIENSVMRCHKKIAECAVFTWTNLLVVVVELDGSESEALDLVALVTSAVLEEHHLVVGVVVVVDPGVVPINSRGEKQRMHLRDGFLADQLDPIYVAYNM; encoded by the exons ATGGCCGAGTTCAACATCGACATCGGCAAACTCCCGGAGGACGTGCGGGAAAAACTTGCTGAGCTGGATCTCGAATTATCCGAAG GGGACATTACACAGAAGGGCTACGAAAAGAAACGGACACGTCTACTACAGCAATATGCCTCGAAGCAGCTGG GAGGCCGGCTAGTACCTGGCGGGATTGCCAGTCCCCCGGGATCTGGCGGCTCCACCGGAAACACCGGGAACTCGAACTCGGCGGCTGCGAGACGCGGCAATCGCAGACTGACGCGCAATGAGAGCCGCTATCATTCCG AGGTGCGCCAGGAGGCGGTGCAGCAAGCTTTGGCGGCGATGCAGGGTCGTCCAAAGCCATCGTTGCCTATGCCGTCGAAGAGAACCTCCGTGATGGCCAGGAGTCCGGATCGTGAACGTCGCGACAGTGGAGAATCGAGCAGCGACGAGGACAGCGTGGTCACCGAAGAGAGTCCCGGTGCTGGTGGTCCAACAG GCACAGGATTGTCGGATACCAGCAGCACCGGTTCAGCACGAGACACGCCTCCGCCTCCGCGACCACCGGCTAGGAGACCTCCTGGTGCGGACATCACGGACATCGCTGAATACGCGCCCCACGCGTACTGCAATATCCAGCCTCCGGACGTAACGCACACCAGCAACACACCGTCTGCGCAGCAGTCAACCAGGCGACCCGGCGCCGATCGGGTCAATCGTTACCACGTGGTAGAGGATCAGAACAATACAGGGACTACCGGTCGTTGGAAGGTATCCGCGAAGATTCAACAGTTGCTCAACACTCTGAAACGACCGAAGCGGCGACCGTTGCCAGAGTTCTACGAAGACGATGATATAGAATTGGAGATTGCAGCTAATCCGAAGGATCCTAATGCTCCTAAACCGGAGGGTGGTTCTATGACCTCCGCGGTTGGCGAACCATTGTCCGTGGCTGCAGGTTTACCTAGATCTCTTGAGGCTGCTATACAAAG GTACGGTTCAGCATCGTACAAAGCACCAGTGGCAACCGTTCTAGATCCGAACGGCAAACTTTGCGTAACGCTTACCTATGGAAAACTTCTCAGTCGTTCTCATAAAATAGCCTATACGCTGCTAAACAAGGCTCTAAGTCGTGGCGGCGATTGCTGTCTGAAACCAGGAGATCGGATCGCTTTGGTTTATCCAAACAACGACCCGATTAGTTTCATGTGCGCCTTTTACGGTTGCCTCCAGGCTGGCATTGTACCTGTGCCGATCGAAGTCCCGCTTACGCGTCGAGATGCGGGTTCCCAGCAAATTGGTTTTCTCCTGGGAAGCTGTGGAATTCAG GTGGCGTTGACCAGCGAGGCTTGTCTAAAAGGCCTCCCGAAGACCGCGGCTGGTGAAGTGGTGGCTTTCAAAGGCTGGCCAAAGCTCCATTGGTTTGTAACCGAACATTTAGGTAAGACACCGAAAGACTGGCTACCGCCGCCTCGATTAACCGACGACACACCAGCGTACATCGAGTACACGACTGACAAAGATGGCTCGGTGATGGGAGTGACGGTGACCAGGTCTGCGATGCTGGCCCATTGTCGAGCTCTGACCCAAGCCTGTGGTTACACGGAGGGAGAGAACGCGGTATGCGTATTGGACTTCAAACGAGAGGTTGGTCTCTGGCACAGCACCCTGACCAGCATTCTGAACGGGATGCACGTGATCTTTATCCCGTATGCCCTGATGAAAGTGAATCCAGCAAGCTGGATGCAAATGATCACGAAACATCGCGCCAGCGTGGCTGTGGTGAAGTCACGGGATCTTCACTGGGGTCTACTGGCGACCAAGGATCACAAAGATATCTCTTTGTCATCGTTGAGGCTGCTGTTGGTCGCTGACGGTGCTAATCCATGGTCCCTTTCGTCTTGCGATCAGTTTCTCTCGGTATTTCAATCTAAAGGCTTGAGACCGGACGCTGTGTGCCCTTGCGCTTCCTCCAGCGAAGCGCTCACCGTTTCTGTGAGAAGACCGGGACGGGCTGGAGTGAACGCTACTGGGCGTGGTGTATTGTCCATGTCTGGACTGAGTTACGGAGTTGTCAGGGTGGATCAGGAGAATTCGCTTACTTCTTTGACGCTTCAAGACTGCGGACAAGTCATGCCTGGAA GTatcgtggtcgtgatcaagatGGAAGGTCAACCGTTCATCTGTAAAACCGACGAAGTAGGCGAAATCTGTGTCCACAGTTCAGCGACTGGCAACCAATACTGGGGATTGCAAGGATTGACGAACAACACGTTTAAAGTGTCTCCTCTTCAAGCTGATGGAACTCCTCTTGGTGACGTGGAGTACACTCGTTCTGGTCTGTTGGGTTTCTTGGGTCCTGGTGGCCTAGTGTTCGTTTGTGGATCTCGCGATGGTCTCATGACCGTCACCGGAAGGAAGCACAACGCCGACGATATCATAGCTACGGTACTGGCCGTCGAACCGATGAAGTTCATTTACCGTGGTAGAATAGCCGTTTTCAGTGTACGGGTCTTGAGAGACGAAAGAATATGCGTCGTTGCGGAACAACGACCCGATTGCAGCGAAGAAGAA AGTTTCCAATGGATGTCGCGGGTCCTTCAAGCGGTAGATTCGATTCACGCGGTTGGAATATACTGTCTAGCGTTGGTACCGCCGAACCACCTCCCCAAAACACCATTAGGTGGTATTCATCTGTCGGAAACAAAACGACGCTTCCTAGAGGGTACCCTACACCCGGCTAACGTTCTACTTTGTCCGCACACTTGCGTTACCAATCTACCAAAACCACGCGAAGTCCATTCAG CGGGGGATTCTGTTGCAGACGTTGGTCCGGCCAGTGTGATGGTGGGCAACATTGTTCAGGGTAATAGATTGGCTTCTGCTCAAGGACGTGACATGGGTGTATTGGACGAGGATAGTGATAACGCGAAAAAG TATCAGTTCATCTCGGAGATTCTTCGATGGCGTGCTGTCAGTACCTCCGACCATGTAATCTTCACGTCGTTGAACGCCAAAGGAGCAGTAGCAACATCTTTATCTTGCTCGCAATTACACAAGAAAGCCGAACGAATCGGGAATCTTTTGTTGGATCGCGGAAGAATCAATACAGGAGATCACGTTGCGTTAATATTTCCGCCTGGTACAGACTTGATATGCGCATTTTATGGTTGTCTATACGTTGGAGCCGTGCCAGTTACGATCAGGCCACCTCATCCGCAAAACCTTCAAACCACTCTGCCAACCGTTCGCATGATCGTAGACGTTAGTAAGTCTGTGCTCGTGCTGACGAATCAAAATATCTTGAAACTGCTGAAAACAAAG GAGGCGAACAATGTCGTTGACATAAAGAGCTGGCCGACGATTCTCGATATGGATGACATGCCAAAGAAGAAGCTACCTGTTATGTATCGAGCACCTACGGCGGAGATGTTGGCTTACCTAGACTTCAGCGTCTCGACTACAGGCATGCTTGCAGGAATAAAAATGTCTCACGCAGCAGTGACGTCTTTGTGCCGTGCCATGAAACTAGCCTGCGAATTGTATCCATCTAGGCACATCGCTCTGTGTTTGGATCCTTATTCTGGATTAGGATTCGCTCTATGGTGTTTGAGCAGTATATACAGCGGTCATCATTCCATACTTATACCTCCGTCGGAG GTGGAAGCCAACCCAGCGTTGTGGCTATCAGCAGTTAGCCAGTCTCGAGTAAGAGACACGTTTTGCTCTTACGGCGTAATGGAACTGTGCACAAAGGGGCTGGGTTCCTCTGTTCACGCTCTGAAAGCTAGAGGCGTCAGTTTAGCCTGTGTTAGAACGTGCGTAGTCGTTGCCGAAGAGAGGCCACGAATCGCTTTGACCACGAGCTTTAGTAAACTTTTCTCAGCTTTGGGACTTAGTCCGCGTGCCGTGTCCACTTCCTTCGGGTGTAGGGTAAACACGGCTATTTGCCTACAG GGTGCGTCGAGTCCGGAACCTTCAACGGTATACGTAGATCTTCGCGCATTACGCAATGATCGAGTATCTTTGGTCGAAAGAGGTAGCCCTCATTCTCTGTGTTTGATGGAATCAGGAAAACTACTTCCCGGAGTGAAAGTAATCATCGCCAATCCAGAAACGAAAGGACAATGCGGTGATTCTCATTTGGGTGAAATCTGGGTGCAGTCAGCTCATAACGCCAGTGGTTATTTCACGATATACGGTGACGAGAGCGATTACGCGGATCATTTCAACGCCCGTTTGGTAACAGGAAACACGAACGAGGTGTACGCCAGAACTGGTTATCTCGGTTTCTTGCGACGTACCGAGAGCGTTCAGCAGTCGGTTATCAGTGACGTTCCCGGGGACACTTCCGCCGCGGAAGCGGATCTCGTTCCCGGCGATGCTGAATTACACGACGCCGTGTTCGTCGTTGGCGCTCTCGACGAGGCTATTCTTCTCAGAGGAATGCGGTATCACCCGATCGATATTGAGAATAGCGTGATGAGGTGTCACAAGAAAATAGCAGAATG TGCCGTGTTCACATGGACCAACttgctggtggtggtggtagagCTTGACGGAAGCGAAAGCGAAGCATTAGATCTGGTGGCATTGGTCACCAGTGCCGTTCTCGAAGAGCATCATCTGGTAGTCGGTGTAGTGGTGGTCGTGGATCCCGGAGTGGTCCCGATTAATTCCCGCGGTGAGAAGCAACGAATGCACCTGCGGGATGGTTTTCTGGCGGATCAGTTGGATCCTATCTATGTGGCGTACAACATGTGA